A single Alcanivorax borkumensis SK2 DNA region contains:
- the rpsU gene encoding 30S ribosomal protein S21 translates to MPQVKVKEGEPFDVALRRFKRGCEKAGILSEVRRREQYEKPTQERKRKRAAAVKRHLKKLQREQLARKRLY, encoded by the coding sequence ATGCCTCAGGTGAAGGTGAAAGAAGGCGAACCGTTTGATGTGGCCCTGCGCCGTTTCAAGCGTGGCTGTGAAAAAGCGGGTATTCTCTCTGAAGTGCGTCGTCGCGAGCAATACGAGAAGCCCACACAAGAGCGTAAGCGCAAGCGTGCCGCAGCCGTCAAGCGTCACCTTAAAAAACTGCAGCGTGAGCAACTCGCACGCAAACGTTTGTACTAA
- a CDS encoding GatB/YqeY domain-containing protein: protein MSALKEQLTAAMKDAMRAKEKARLGVFRMALAAIKQIEVDERIDPDDARVLALLDKLIKQRKDSATQYRDANRPELAEIEEAEIVVLQEFLPTQLTDAEIDALIDDAMAQTGASGMQDMGKVMGILKPQLQGRADMGAASGKVRAKLA, encoded by the coding sequence ATGAGTGCGCTCAAAGAGCAGCTCACTGCGGCCATGAAAGACGCCATGCGTGCCAAAGAAAAGGCACGTCTTGGTGTTTTTCGTATGGCGCTTGCAGCAATCAAACAAATTGAAGTGGACGAGCGCATCGACCCTGATGATGCACGTGTACTCGCCCTGCTCGACAAATTGATCAAGCAGCGCAAGGATTCAGCCACACAATACCGTGACGCGAACCGCCCAGAATTGGCGGAAATCGAAGAAGCGGAAATCGTGGTGCTTCAAGAATTCCTCCCCACCCAGCTCACCGATGCGGAAATTGACGCCCTTATCGATGACGCCATGGCTCAAACCGGTGCTTCAGGCATGCAGGACATGGGCAAAGTAATGGGTATTCTCAAGCCGCAATTGCAAGGCCGTGCCGATATGGGCGCAGCTAGCGGTAAGGTTCGCGCTAAACTCGCCTGA